A segment of the Deltaproteobacteria bacterium genome:
CAAGGGCTTCAGGTCCATTTCTTCGGGAATCGGTAAGGGGTCTAAAAGGAAGAAAAAGGGTGAATCGGGTTCCTTTCGCCATTTCACTTTGGACCGATATTTCTCCCTCCAGTTTTTTAATAATACTATAAGAAATGGAAAGCCCTAACCCGGTTCCTTTCCCAACAGGTTTGGTGGTAAAAAAGGGATCAAATATTCTTTCCAGATTGTGCGCCGGAATACCCGATCCGGTATCGGCCACCACGATTTCCACTCCCTGCTTTTGAAGGTCGGTCCGGGTGCTGATCCGGATTGTTCCAGAGGGTCTTCCTTCATGGGCGTCGATGGCATTGGTGATCAGGTTCAGGAAAACCTGTTGCAACTGGGAGGGGTCGGAAAGGATGGGCTGTAAATCTTTCTCCAGGTCCATAAGGAATTGGACGCCCATCCCCCGGGCCCTCCCGTCCATCAGTTGGGTCACTTCCTTTAAAAAGGCATTGAGGTCGACCATTTCGATTATGGATTTTGTGCGCCTGGAGAACCGCAAAAGGTTATGGGTTATAAGGGTACAGCGTTGTATCTGGGTATCGATCTGGGACAAAGATTCCATCAATTCCCGTCTGAACGCCTCATCCAGCCCGGGAACTTCTTCCAGGGAATCCCGGATGACCTGATTCTCCGTTAAAATAATGGCTAAAGGATTATTGATTTCGTGGGCCACTCCGGCGGATAGTTCTCCCAAGGAGGCCAGTTTGCCGGCCTGCATCAATTGTTTGTTCAATTGATCGGACTCCCTGTCCCGTTTTTGGATGATCTTGATCATGGTTCGGGTAATGACCGCCGTGATGATGATAATGCCCAAAAGGCTCAGGTGAAGGAAGATCAGGGTCGCCTGATTGGCGTGATTGACATCCCTAAGGGCCTCGGAATAATCTTGTTTGACGATCAGCAGCCAGTGGGGTTCTTTAAGCCAGGCATAAGCCACGATCTGGCGGGAAAGGGGCCATCTGGACTGGTCTCCATCCCTGCCCATGATGCGAACGCCGCTGTCTTCCTTAAAAAGACTGACCG
Coding sequences within it:
- a CDS encoding two-component sensor histidine kinase, with translation MKEVKSPNGEKPREKHYSRLYRKFVLLTLISSLVPLLLVGWGIYIYYSNFSRDRMNIYFQGQVESHRKIIELFLSERTHDLQLIGQTHSLDYLQKESNLRKVFSVINRQGQYFTDLGVIGEQGRHLAYIGPYNLMDKDYSQTFWFKELMKKGIFISDMFLGFRNDPHFIIALLGFEGERPWILRASINTEYLRSLVENVKIGNTGEAYLVNQTGIFQTSPRSSGKIMGSSPLPVSLFKEDSGVRIMGRDGDQSRWPLSRQIVAYAWLKEPHWLLIVKQDYSEALRDVNHANQATLIFLHLSLLGIIIITAVITRTMIKIIQKRDRESDQLNKQLMQAGKLASLGELSAGVAHEINNPLAIILTENQVIRDSLEEVPGLDEAFRRELMESLSQIDTQIQRCTLITHNLLRFSRRTKSIIEMVDLNAFLKEVTQLMDGRARGMGVQFLMDLEKDLQPILSDPSQLQQVFLNLITNAIDAHEGRPSGTIRISTRTDLQKQGVEIVVADTGSGIPAHNLERIFDPFFTTKPVGKGTGLGLSISYSIIKKLEGEISVQSEMAKGTRFTLFLPFRPLTDSRRNGPEALGQTSFQDFRKEAKK